One window of Methanocaldococcus sp. genomic DNA carries:
- a CDS encoding ABC transporter ATP-binding protein: MKVKLKVENLSKIYEFNGNYVKALENINLEVYENEFLTVVGPSGCGKTTLLRIIAGLEYPTEGRVLLDGKEVKGPGADRGVVFQQYTLMPWRTVLKNVTFGLELKGIPKKERIEIAKKYIKLVGLEGFENAYPYQLSGGMQQRVAIARTLANDPEIVLMDEPFTALDAQTRNILQNELLKIWQKQKKTVFFVTHSIDEAVYLSDRVVVLTARPGRIKEIIKIELERPRDRTSIEFLEYRKKILEILKDEVLKALKLKNI; this comes from the coding sequence ATGAAAGTAAAATTAAAAGTTGAGAATTTATCAAAAATTTATGAATTTAATGGAAATTATGTTAAAGCATTGGAAAATATTAACTTAGAGGTTTATGAAAATGAATTTCTAACGGTTGTAGGTCCAAGTGGTTGTGGAAAAACCACTTTATTAAGGATTATTGCAGGATTAGAATATCCCACAGAGGGTAGAGTTCTATTAGATGGAAAAGAAGTAAAGGGACCAGGAGCTGATAGAGGGGTTGTATTTCAGCAATATACATTAATGCCTTGGAGGACTGTTTTAAAAAATGTCACATTTGGTTTAGAGTTAAAAGGTATTCCAAAGAAAGAAAGAATAGAAATTGCTAAAAAATATATAAAACTTGTAGGATTGGAAGGTTTTGAAAACGCATATCCATATCAACTGAGTGGTGGAATGCAACAGAGAGTAGCAATTGCGAGAACTTTGGCTAACGATCCAGAGATCGTCTTAATGGACGAACCTTTTACAGCATTAGATGCACAAACAAGAAATATTTTGCAAAATGAGTTATTAAAAATATGGCAAAAACAGAAAAAAACTGTATTTTTTGTAACACATAGTATAGATGAAGCAGTGTATCTTTCAGATAGAGTAGTAGTTTTAACAGCAAGACCGGGAAGAATAAAAGAAATAATTAAAATTGAATTAGAAAGACCAAGAGATAGAACAAGTATTGAATTCCTCGAATATAGAAAAAAGATCTTAGAGATATTAAAAGACGAAGTTTTAAAAGCATTAAAACTTAAAAATATTTAA
- the hisF gene encoding imidazole glycerol phosphate synthase subunit HisF — MLTKRIIPCLDIKDGRVVKGTKFLNLRDAGDPVELSQYYDNEGADELVFLDITASAEKRDIIIDVVERTAEKVFIPLTVGGGIKSIEDFRKILRAGADKVSINTAAVKNPNLIKEASEIFGSQCVVVAIDAKRHYVNEDEINSIDKNVVKVEDGYCWFEVYIYGGKKETGIDAIEWAKKVEKLGAGEILLTSIDKDGTKSGYDLILTREISKSVKIPVIASGGAGKPEHVYEAFIYGKADAALMAGILHYKEYTIEEIKKYCIDRGIPIRTL; from the coding sequence ATGCTAACAAAAAGAATAATTCCATGTTTAGATATTAAGGATGGAAGAGTAGTTAAAGGAACAAAATTTTTGAATTTAAGAGATGCTGGGGATCCTGTTGAATTATCTCAATATTATGACAATGAAGGGGCTGATGAGTTAGTATTTTTAGACATTACTGCATCAGCAGAGAAGAGAGATATAATTATCGATGTTGTAGAGAGAACAGCGGAAAAAGTATTTATTCCCTTAACTGTTGGTGGTGGAATTAAATCAATTGAAGATTTTAGAAAAATTTTAAGGGCTGGGGCAGATAAAGTTTCAATAAACACAGCGGCTGTAAAAAATCCTAATTTAATTAAAGAAGCGAGTGAAATATTTGGCTCTCAGTGTGTAGTTGTAGCAATTGATGCTAAAAGGCATTATGTCAATGAAGATGAAATAAATTCTATTGATAAAAATGTAGTTAAAGTTGAAGATGGTTACTGCTGGTTTGAAGTTTATATATATGGAGGTAAGAAAGAGACAGGAATAGATGCAATTGAGTGGGCTAAAAAAGTTGAAAAATTAGGGGCAGGAGAAATACTATTGACGAGTATTGACAAGGATGGAACAAAAAGTGGCTATGATTTAATATTAACGAGAGAAATATCTAAAAGCGTTAAAATTCCAGTGATTGCCTCAGGAGGAGCAGGAAAACCAGAACATGTTTATGAGGCCTTTATTTATGGAAAGGCAGATGCCGCACTAATGGCTGGGATATTACACTATAAAGAATATACAATAGAAGAAATAAAAAAATATTGTATAGATCGAGGAATACCAATAAGAACCTTATAA
- a CDS encoding MinD/ParA family protein: MKVGFYNIQGGTGKTTIAANFAYILSQSVKTILIDCDLYGGTLSLIFGLEDVDQNLNTYLSGDSTMEDIIYNYEDLAIIPTGVTSDIFGYKIDIEKFIELVEVLSDEYDVIVYDFPPNIPESSILLAYGSEENLINKVIVVGEDSIPAIVNSLKSIDLLKDFGIGLTGIIVNKYRGLTDLSEIADDIVGVLSYDPNVERQWSESKPIVKIKTKFSKELNNLTHDIASVYLEKDLASLRALKIAKALSGLSEDEFK; encoded by the coding sequence ATGAAAGTAGGATTTTATAATATTCAAGGAGGAACAGGAAAAACCACAATTGCCGCTAATTTTGCTTACATTCTTAGTCAGTCAGTCAAAACTATACTAATAGATTGCGATTTATATGGAGGAACCTTATCCTTAATATTTGGTCTAGAAGATGTGGATCAAAACTTAAATACATATTTATCTGGAGACTCAACTATGGAAGATATTATTTATAACTATGAAGATTTAGCAATTATACCAACAGGAGTAACCTCTGATATTTTTGGATATAAAATAGATATAGAAAAATTTATTGAATTGGTTGAAGTTTTATCTGATGAGTATGATGTAATAGTTTATGATTTTCCACCAAACATTCCAGAGAGTAGTATTCTTTTGGCTTATGGTAGTGAGGAAAACTTAATTAATAAAGTAATTGTAGTAGGAGAAGATAGTATTCCAGCAATAGTAAATTCATTAAAAAGTATAGATCTGTTAAAAGATTTTGGAATTGGGCTGACTGGAATTATAGTAAATAAATATAGAGGACTTACAGATCTTAGCGAAATAGCAGATGATATTGTAGGGGTTTTATCATATGATCCTAATGTAGAAAGACAGTGGTCAGAGAGCAAACCAATAGTAAAAATTAAAACAAAATTTTCAAAAGAATTGAATAATCTTACTCATGATATTGCAAGTGTATACTTAGAAAAGGACTTGGCTTCATTAAGAGCTTTAAAGATAGCAAAAGCTCTATCTGGGCTTTCTGAGGACGAATTTAAATAA
- the mptD gene encoding dihydroneopterin aldolase — MRVENSEIFEKYFKNLSDRERAVFEGGITLGALFHQFVGTPVSKKNKELLERAIEESMKNQPFVYDMKVKIKNLEEKYVSLDGKMLNVDLKIKVNNVIAHLKLEYIPEIDYPLMYVKDFEER, encoded by the coding sequence ATGAGAGTTGAAAATAGTGAAATATTTGAAAAATATTTTAAAAATTTATCAGATAGAGAGAGGGCAGTATTTGAAGGAGGTATTACTCTTGGGGCGTTATTTCACCAATTTGTTGGAACTCCTGTAAGTAAAAAAAATAAAGAATTATTAGAGAGGGCTATAGAGGAATCTATGAAAAATCAACCTTTTGTATATGACATGAAAGTAAAGATTAAAAATTTAGAAGAAAAATATGTTTCATTAGATGGGAAAATGTTAAATGTAGATTTAAAAATTAAAGTAAATAATGTTATTGCTCACTTAAAACTTGAATACATCCCAGAGATTGACTATCCTTTGATGTATGTGAAAGATTTTGAAGAAAGGTGA
- the nadA gene encoding quinolinate synthase, translating into MKDKEEIIKNINKLKEEKNAIILAHNYQPKDIQKIADFLGDSLELCIKAKETDADIIVFCGVDFMAETAKILNPDKKVLMPEIEGTQCPMAHQLPPDIIKEYREKYPDAPLVVYVNTTAETKALADITCTSANADKVVNSLDAETVLFGPDNNLAYYVQKRTDKKIIPIPIGGGCYVHKKFTLEDLKRVKEKYPNAIVLIHPECNPELQDNADYIASTSGMLKIVLNSDEKEFIIGTEVGMIDRIELELEKIGEKKVLIPLREDAICNEMKKITLQKIEKSLLEEIYEIKLDKDIIKRAKVAIERMLNIKG; encoded by the coding sequence ATGAAAGATAAAGAAGAGATTATAAAAAACATAAATAAATTAAAAGAGGAAAAAAATGCCATAATATTGGCTCACAATTATCAACCAAAAGATATTCAAAAAATAGCAGATTTTTTAGGAGATTCTTTAGAGTTATGTATTAAAGCTAAAGAAACAGATGCAGATATAATAGTATTTTGTGGCGTAGATTTTATGGCTGAAACTGCAAAAATATTAAATCCTGATAAGAAAGTTTTAATGCCAGAAATTGAAGGAACTCAATGCCCAATGGCTCATCAACTACCTCCTGACATCATAAAAGAGTATAGAGAAAAGTATCCAGATGCTCCATTGGTTGTTTATGTAAATACTACCGCTGAAACTAAGGCGTTGGCAGATATTACATGTACTTCAGCAAATGCAGATAAAGTAGTTAATTCCTTAGATGCAGAGACTGTATTATTTGGGCCAGATAACAACTTAGCATACTATGTTCAAAAGAGAACTGATAAAAAAATCATTCCTATCCCAATAGGTGGGGGATGCTATGTTCATAAAAAATTTACTCTTGAAGACTTAAAGAGAGTTAAAGAAAAATATCCAAATGCTATTGTTTTAATTCATCCAGAATGTAATCCAGAACTGCAAGATAACGCTGATTATATAGCAAGTACAAGCGGAATGCTAAAAATCGTTTTAAATTCTGACGAAAAAGAGTTTATAATTGGAACTGAGGTAGGGATGATAGATAGAATTGAACTCGAACTTGAAAAAATTGGAGAGAAGAAAGTGTTAATTCCTTTAAGAGAAGATGCTATATGTAATGAAATGAAAAAAATAACCTTACAAAAGATAGAAAAAAGTTTATTAGAGGAAATATATGAAATAAAATTAGATAAAGATATTATAAAGAGAGCAAAAGTAGCAATTGAGAGAATGCTTAATATTAAGGGATAA
- a CDS encoding carbohydrate kinase family protein yields MEKITCVGHTALDYIFNVEKFPEPNTSVQIPSARKYYGGAAANTAVGIKKLGVDSELLSCVGYDFKNSGYERYLKNLKINISKLYYSDEEETSKAWIFTDKDNNQITFFLWGAAKHYKEIDPPKFNTEIVHIATGDPDFNLRCAKKAYGNNLISFDPGQDLPLYSKESLLEIIEHTNFLFMNKYEFEKASKLLNFDIEDYLNRVDILIVTKGSKGSVIYTKDKKIEIPCIKAEKVVDPTGAGDSYRAGFLSAYIKGYDLEKCGLIASATASFVVEAKGCQTNLPTWDMAIERLKKYGFRI; encoded by the coding sequence ATGGAAAAAATTACTTGTGTTGGTCATACAGCCCTTGACTATATATTTAATGTAGAAAAATTTCCAGAGCCCAATACATCAGTTCAAATACCCTCTGCGAGAAAATACTATGGAGGAGCGGCGGCAAATACTGCGGTAGGCATAAAAAAACTTGGAGTAGATTCTGAACTTTTATCCTGTGTTGGATATGATTTTAAAAATAGTGGGTATGAAAGATATTTAAAGAATTTAAAAATAAATATTTCAAAACTTTACTACTCTGATGAAGAGGAAACTTCAAAAGCGTGGATATTTACAGATAAAGATAATAATCAAATTACTTTCTTTTTATGGGGAGCGGCTAAGCATTATAAGGAAATAGACCCACCTAAATTCAATACAGAAATAGTTCATATCGCTACAGGAGACCCTGATTTTAATTTAAGATGTGCTAAAAAGGCTTATGGAAATAATTTAATTTCTTTTGACCCTGGTCAAGATCTACCACTATATTCAAAAGAAAGTTTATTAGAAATTATTGAACATACAAACTTTTTGTTTATGAATAAGTATGAATTTGAAAAAGCATCTAAGTTATTAAACTTTGACATTGAAGATTACTTAAATAGAGTAGATATTCTCATAGTTACTAAAGGCTCTAAGGGTAGTGTAATATATACAAAAGATAAAAAAATAGAGATTCCTTGCATTAAGGCAGAGAAGGTTGTAGATCCTACAGGAGCAGGAGACAGTTATAGAGCAGGATTTTTATCTGCATACATTAAAGGATATGATTTAGAAAAATGTGGTTTAATTGCTTCAGCAACTGCCTCCTTTGTAGTTGAGGCAAAAGGTTGCCAAACGAATTTACCAACTTGGGATATGGCTATCGAAAGATTAAAGAAATATGGTTTTAGAATATAA
- a CDS encoding DUF2111 domain-containing protein, producing the protein MICISENSEAKDLIPIAKSIHMLVNKLPVAMRSKNKPGVRLEKGDVVDTNYEGYVLKVAIEKGEVIKATPILGPYSGLPVIVTPIKDNENNIVGAVGVVDITAGIFEDILTIARRPELYKFLPEDAFPK; encoded by the coding sequence ATGATATGCATATCTGAAAATTCTGAAGCAAAGGATTTAATACCAATAGCCAAATCTATTCATATGTTAGTAAATAAACTTCCAGTAGCTATGAGAAGTAAAAATAAACCAGGAGTTAGGTTAGAAAAAGGGGATGTTGTAGATACAAACTATGAAGGATATGTTTTAAAGGTAGCAATTGAAAAAGGCGAAGTTATTAAAGCCACGCCTATTTTAGGGCCTTATTCTGGCTTACCAGTTATAGTAACTCCTATAAAGGACAATGAAAATAATATAGTTGGTGCAGTAGGAGTTGTAGATATCACAGCAGGAATATTTGAAGACATATTAACCATTGCAAGAAGACCTGAACTCTATAAATTCTTACCAGAAGATGCATTCCCAAAATAA
- a CDS encoding methanogenesis marker 5 protein has translation MKKIFIYPPNSLILTDLVERFGHKPLNLNIVIGNLVRNPEIDSPPMNITDEVPKQGLKYAAVEVPSGVRGRMALIGPLIEEAEAAIIMEDAPIAFGCIGCQRTNELTLYLVRRKNIPTLKVKYPTNEEEAEILVNKIANFLKSLEEGNNQK, from the coding sequence ATGAAAAAAATATTTATATATCCTCCAAATAGTTTAATATTAACTGATTTAGTTGAAAGATTTGGACACAAGCCATTGAATTTAAATATAGTTATAGGAAATTTAGTTAGAAATCCAGAAATAGATAGCCCTCCTATGAACATAACTGATGAAGTTCCTAAGCAAGGTTTAAAGTATGCCGCTGTTGAAGTGCCTTCTGGTGTTAGAGGAAGGATGGCTTTAATTGGTCCTTTGATTGAAGAGGCTGAGGCAGCTATAATAATGGAAGATGCACCTATTGCCTTTGGATGTATTGGATGTCAAAGAACCAATGAACTAACTCTATACTTAGTTAGAAGAAAGAATATTCCTACCTTAAAAGTTAAATATCCTACAAATGAAGAAGAGGCAGAAATCTTAGTAAATAAAATAGCAAATTTCTTAAAAAGTTTAGAAGAAGGAAATAATCAAAAATAA
- a CDS encoding DUF6485 family protein produces the protein MDCPNKEINLKRCNCSYPSCSKKGMCCECLHYHLKNRQLPACCFPPDVEKTYDRSFETFAKLVLEGKI, from the coding sequence ATGGATTGTCCAAATAAAGAAATAAACTTAAAAAGATGTAATTGCAGTTATCCTTCATGCTCTAAAAAGGGAATGTGTTGTGAATGTTTGCATTATCATTTAAAAAATAGACAGTTACCAGCATGCTGTTTCCCACCTGATGTAGAAAAAACCTATGATAGAAGTTTTGAAACTTTTGCAAAACTTGTTTTAGAAGGAAAAATTTAA
- the amrB gene encoding AmmeMemoRadiSam system protein B, producing the protein MTNIRYPAVAGMFYPSHPNELIELIEQCYLHKFGPKSMPVRGTYRKPIGLLCPHAGYIYSGPVMAHSYYELSKRVDTIEEITAVILGPNHTGLGSGVSVMDGVWRTPLGDVNSDEKFVEELWKKCDIIDLDETAHLNEHSIEVQLPFLKHLELLNIAKFKIVPICMMFQDYETSIEVGYFIAKIAKELNRRVVIIASSDLSHYEPQEIATKKDAIVIKHILEMNEKDLYEDVINYNISMCGYGPVIAMIRAMKILGATKSELLCYATSGDITGDYSAVVGYASAIVE; encoded by the coding sequence ATGACAAATATAAGATACCCAGCAGTTGCAGGAATGTTTTATCCTTCACATCCTAATGAACTTATTGAATTAATAGAACAATGTTATTTACACAAATTTGGTCCAAAATCTATGCCAGTTCGTGGAACTTATAGGAAACCTATTGGATTACTATGTCCTCATGCAGGATATATATACTCTGGCCCTGTAATGGCACATTCATATTATGAGTTATCAAAAAGAGTAGATACTATTGAAGAAATTACAGCTGTTATTTTAGGGCCTAATCATACAGGATTAGGTTCGGGAGTTAGTGTTATGGATGGTGTATGGAGAACGCCATTAGGAGATGTAAATAGTGATGAAAAATTTGTTGAAGAACTTTGGAAAAAATGTGATATTATTGACTTAGATGAAACAGCTCATTTAAATGAGCATTCTATAGAAGTTCAATTACCATTTTTAAAGCACTTAGAATTATTAAATATTGCCAAGTTTAAAATAGTCCCAATATGTATGATGTTTCAAGATTATGAAACTTCTATCGAAGTAGGATATTTTATTGCTAAAATTGCTAAAGAGTTGAATAGAAGAGTTGTAATAATTGCCTCATCAGATTTAAGTCATTATGAGCCACAAGAAATCGCTACAAAAAAAGATGCTATTGTAATTAAGCACATATTGGAAATGAATGAAAAAGATCTATATGAAGATGTCATAAACTACAATATATCAATGTGTGGATATGGACCAGTAATAGCAATGATAAGGGCAATGAAAATATTAGGAGCAACAAAATCAGAACTTCTGTGTTATGCTACTTCTGGGGATATAACAGGAGATTATTCAGCAGTTGTTGGATATGCCTCAGCAATTGTTGAATAA
- the glmS gene encoding glutamine--fructose-6-phosphate transaminase (isomerizing), whose amino-acid sequence MCGIIGYIGDEKASKILLNGLKRLEYRGYDSCGIGVINKDMLIIKKDVGKVDEVSKKEDFLSVEGNIGVGHCLHPDTYIILSDGRIKKISEIDDKDEVVSVNFEDLKLYNKKIKKFKHKAPKVLYKIKTPFSELITTGEHKLFVVENGRIVEKCVEDLNGSELIGIVRKLNYNFNDKVEFKDIINPIKFPKTPTPELMQIVGYIIGNRCSSNRMLRLKDERKDVLEYYNKLFNNVFNLEGNIKKDNGYYILEINNKYLVDWFKKNIPELLNKRTPEFVFRLNNDLVASYLRGIFDAEGYIGVDAKQIGIGMTSECLIKEIQFLLLRFGILASYLKNVYKLLISDKKSFELFKKYIGFNKMEKLNSILNKMKGLNFKYISVPMTKKEIIEFVGVSLKTIKSEDNYCTDYTIEKIIKELNSRGLYDKANYIKKFLNGDVVWTKFEIEKIESDVEYVYDLDVEDYHNFIGNLIINHNSRWATHGNVSKENAHPHTDCNDEIAVVHNGIISNYKELKEELIKKGHKFKSDTDTEVIPHLIEEELKKFEYINEENYIKAVKNAIKKLKGTYALVIINKNFPNLLIGARNESPLILGVGNNSYYLGSDVTAFLDYTNKAIPLEDGDIVIIKKENDNYKVVIENDGKIVNRDIIEIDWDITSAEKMGYPHFMLKEIMEQPEVLKISAKISSEEIKKLAEWIKDYERVYFVAMGTSLHAAMVAEYLFSKLGKVVIACDASEFLNKGVVDEKTLVIGITQSGETYDTLKALRFAKKNKAKTGVIVNVIGSSATREADITIMMGAGIEIAVCATKTYTSQLMIIYRLFIEYGKLIGRDMSKYEKEIEKIPEYVREVLNKKDIIKNISQNLKVNNYIFISKGINIVSALEGALKFKEITYLHAEGMSGGMLKHGTISLIDENMDTIAIVPPRSSSVYESLLSNIEEVLARGGKVVAITPVEIDNTYNILVPEVIEEISPIVYAPAFQLLAYYKAVELGRDVDKPRGLAKSVTVE is encoded by the coding sequence ATGTGTGGAATTATTGGATACATAGGAGATGAAAAGGCGTCAAAGATTTTACTGAATGGTTTAAAAAGATTGGAATATAGGGGATATGACAGTTGTGGAATTGGTGTTATTAACAAAGATATGTTAATTATTAAAAAGGATGTTGGAAAAGTTGATGAAGTATCTAAAAAAGAAGATTTTTTAAGTGTTGAGGGTAATATAGGAGTAGGACATTGTTTGCATCCAGATACCTATATTATTCTATCAGATGGAAGGATAAAAAAGATTTCTGAAATTGATGATAAAGATGAAGTTGTATCAGTTAATTTTGAAGATTTGAAACTATATAACAAAAAAATCAAAAAGTTTAAACATAAAGCACCAAAGGTATTATATAAGATAAAAACACCTTTTTCTGAACTTATCACAACTGGAGAACATAAACTGTTTGTGGTAGAAAATGGAAGGATAGTTGAGAAATGTGTTGAGGATTTGAATGGTAGTGAGTTAATTGGTATAGTAAGGAAGTTAAATTATAATTTTAATGATAAAGTTGAGTTTAAGGATATTATAAATCCAATCAAATTCCCAAAAACCCCTACTCCCGAATTAATGCAAATTGTTGGTTATATTATTGGAAATAGATGCTCTTCAAATAGAATGTTGAGATTAAAAGATGAAAGAAAAGATGTCTTGGAATATTACAATAAACTATTTAATAATGTTTTTAACTTAGAAGGAAATATCAAAAAAGATAATGGTTATTACATATTGGAGATAAATAACAAATACTTGGTGGATTGGTTTAAAAAGAACATTCCAGAGTTGTTAAATAAAAGAACTCCAGAATTTGTATTTAGATTAAATAATGATTTAGTTGCATCATATTTAAGGGGAATATTTGATGCAGAAGGTTATATAGGAGTTGATGCTAAGCAAATTGGTATAGGAATGACTTCTGAATGTCTTATAAAAGAAATTCAGTTCTTGTTGTTGAGATTTGGAATTTTAGCATCATATTTAAAAAATGTATATAAACTTCTTATAAGTGATAAAAAATCCTTTGAATTATTTAAGAAATACATTGGCTTTAACAAAATGGAAAAATTAAACAGTATATTAAACAAAATGAAAGGTCTTAACTTTAAGTATATTTCAGTTCCAATGACTAAAAAAGAAATAATAGAATTTGTAGGCGTTTCATTAAAAACAATAAAAAGTGAAGATAACTATTGCACTGATTACACAATAGAAAAGATTATTAAAGAGTTAAATAGTAGAGGATTATATGACAAAGCAAACTATATAAAAAAATTTTTAAATGGAGATGTAGTTTGGACAAAATTTGAGATTGAAAAGATTGAGTCAGATGTTGAGTATGTTTATGATTTAGATGTTGAAGATTATCACAACTTTATTGGAAACCTAATAATTAATCATAATTCAAGATGGGCAACGCATGGTAATGTAAGCAAAGAAAACGCTCATCCACACACTGATTGCAATGATGAAATAGCAGTGGTTCATAATGGGATAATTTCTAACTATAAAGAATTAAAGGAGGAATTAATTAAAAAAGGACATAAGTTTAAATCAGATACAGATACAGAGGTTATTCCTCATTTAATTGAAGAAGAATTAAAGAAATTTGAATATATAAATGAAGAAAATTACATAAAAGCCGTTAAAAATGCAATTAAAAAACTAAAAGGAACTTATGCATTAGTTATAATAAATAAAAACTTTCCAAACCTATTAATTGGAGCAAGAAATGAAAGTCCTCTAATTTTAGGGGTTGGAAATAATAGTTATTATTTAGGTAGCGATGTTACAGCATTTTTAGATTATACAAATAAGGCGATTCCATTAGAAGATGGAGATATTGTTATAATTAAAAAAGAAAATGATAATTATAAAGTTGTTATAGAAAATGATGGAAAAATTGTAAATAGGGATATAATAGAAATTGATTGGGATATTACATCGGCTGAAAAGATGGGATATCCTCACTTTATGTTAAAGGAGATTATGGAACAGCCAGAAGTTTTAAAAATCTCTGCTAAAATATCCTCTGAGGAAATTAAAAAATTGGCAGAGTGGATAAAAGATTATGAAAGGGTTTATTTTGTAGCTATGGGAACATCATTACATGCGGCAATGGTTGCTGAATATCTATTTTCAAAGTTAGGAAAAGTTGTTATTGCCTGTGATGCATCAGAGTTTTTAAATAAAGGAGTGGTAGATGAAAAAACATTGGTTATAGGAATTACTCAAAGTGGAGAGACTTATGATACTTTAAAGGCTTTAAGATTCGCTAAGAAAAATAAAGCTAAAACAGGAGTTATAGTAAATGTTATTGGAAGTTCTGCAACAAGAGAGGCGGATATAACCATTATGATGGGTGCAGGAATTGAGATTGCTGTTTGTGCTACTAAAACTTACACTTCTCAATTAATGATAATTTATAGATTGTTTATAGAGTATGGAAAACTTATTGGTAGGGATATGAGTAAATATGAAAAGGAAATTGAAAAAATCCCTGAATATGTAAGAGAGGTTCTAAATAAAAAAGATATAATTAAAAATATTTCTCAAAATCTAAAAGTAAATAATTACATATTTATATCTAAGGGGATAAATATTGTTAGTGCATTGGAAGGGGCTTTGAAGTTTAAAGAAATTACTTATTTACATGCAGAGGGAATGAGTGGAGGTATGTTAAAGCATGGGACAATATCATTAATAGATGAAAATATGGATACAATAGCAATAGTGCCACCAAGAAGTTCCTCAGTGTATGAGTCATTATTATCAAATATTGAAGAAGTTTTAGCAAGAGGAGGAAAAGTAGTGGCTATAACACCAGTTGAAATTGATAATACATATAACATATTAGTTCCAGAAGTTATTGAGGAAATTTCTCCAATTGTATATGCTCCTGCATTTCAATTGTTAGCATACTATAAGGCAGTTGAACTTGGAAGAGATGTCGATAAACCAAGAGGTTTGGCTAAGAGTGTTACAGTTGAGTAG
- a CDS encoding UPF0147 family protein: MVFGSAAREKTPEEILKDVVLMLDEIINDTTVPRNIRAAAEKAKETILKEDEEPIVRSATAIHILDEISNDPNMPLHTRTQIWSIVSELERVK, encoded by the coding sequence ATGGTGTTTGGTAGTGCGGCAAGAGAAAAAACTCCTGAAGAGATATTAAAAGATGTTGTATTAATGTTAGATGAGATAATTAATGATACTACTGTTCCAAGAAACATTAGAGCAGCAGCAGAAAAGGCCAAAGAGACTATTTTAAAAGAGGATGAAGAACCAATTGTAAGGAGTGCGACTGCAATTCATATATTGGATGAAATTAGTAACGATCCTAATATGCCACTTCATACAAGGACACAGATATGGAGTATAGTTAGTGAATTAGAGAGAGTTAAATAA
- the fucA gene encoding L-fuculose phosphate aldolase — translation MNKSLFIEICKRLYDRKYVVGSGGNVSVRDKNIVYLTPTGSILGFLKEEDIAIMDLDGNVIKGNPTSERNLHLMIYKKRKDINAIIHTHSIVSTFLSIIDKEIEILTADGKVFLKKIGYVDYYKAGSLKLAEETAKRDEDVIILKNHGVVCLGKDLIDAYIKVETLEEQAKLTLLKFLVNNK, via the coding sequence ATGAATAAATCTCTATTTATTGAAATCTGTAAAAGATTATATGATAGAAAGTATGTAGTAGGTAGTGGAGGGAATGTTTCAGTTAGAGATAAAAATATAGTTTATTTAACACCAACTGGCTCTATTTTAGGATTTTTAAAAGAAGAAGATATTGCTATAATGGATTTAGATGGAAATGTTATAAAAGGAAATCCAACCTCTGAAAGAAATCTCCATTTAATGATTTATAAAAAAAGAAAAGATATAAATGCAATAATTCACACTCATTCAATTGTCTCTACTTTTTTATCAATAATAGACAAAGAAATAGAAATATTAACAGCAGATGGAAAAGTATTTTTAAAGAAAATTGGATATGTTGATTATTACAAGGCAGGGAGTTTAAAATTGGCAGAAGAAACTGCAAAAAGAGATGAAGATGTAATAATATTAAAAAATCATGGTGTAGTTTGCTTAGGAAAGGATTTAATTGATGCCTATATAAAAGTAGAAACCTTAGAGGAGCAGGCAAAACTAACTCTTTTAAAATTTCTTGTAAATAATAAATAA